A stretch of Dyella sp. BiH032 DNA encodes these proteins:
- a CDS encoding LytTR family DNA-binding domain-containing protein → MQTRPGLDYQDFQRWRRPLGTAFWVLVTLLNTVFNSIVARMDNPRIPAWEPWTWEWSSGLLTLVLIPAVLAVEWRWPFRLDSWRASLPWHLLASVPFSLLHVGGMVALRKLAYAALGEHYRFGAWWPNFGYEYLKDVRSYFLIIALVSLSRLWLMRWQGEARLLAEPDEGPPVEPVERPERFLVRKLGKEFLINASEIEWLQASGNYVNLHVRGRDYPLRSTMAGIEERLDTRRFVRVHRSYVVNLDYLAEIEPLDAGEARLRMRDGVVVPCSRRYRAQLRERFGEVPAGA, encoded by the coding sequence CGGAACGGCGTTCTGGGTACTGGTCACCCTGCTCAACACAGTGTTCAACAGCATCGTGGCGCGGATGGACAACCCGCGCATCCCGGCTTGGGAACCGTGGACCTGGGAATGGAGCAGCGGCCTGCTGACCTTGGTACTGATCCCCGCCGTACTGGCGGTGGAGTGGCGCTGGCCGTTCCGGCTCGACAGCTGGCGCGCCAGTCTGCCCTGGCACCTGCTGGCCAGCGTGCCGTTCAGCCTGCTCCACGTGGGCGGCATGGTCGCCCTGCGCAAGCTGGCTTATGCGGCGTTAGGCGAGCACTACCGCTTCGGCGCTTGGTGGCCGAACTTCGGCTACGAGTATCTCAAGGACGTGCGCAGCTATTTCCTGATCATCGCCCTGGTCAGCCTGTCCCGGCTGTGGCTGATGCGCTGGCAGGGCGAGGCACGCCTGCTGGCCGAGCCCGACGAAGGCCCGCCGGTGGAACCGGTGGAAAGGCCCGAGCGCTTCCTGGTGCGCAAGCTGGGCAAGGAGTTCCTGATCAATGCCAGCGAAATCGAGTGGCTGCAGGCGTCGGGCAACTACGTGAACCTGCACGTGCGCGGCCGCGACTATCCGCTGCGCAGCACCATGGCCGGTATCGAGGAACGCCTGGACACGCGCCGCTTCGTGCGGGTGCATCGCAGCTACGTGGTGAACCTCGACTACCTGGCCGAGATCGAGCCGCTCGACGCCGGCGAAGCGCGCCTGCGGATGCGCGACGGCGTGGTAGTGCCATGCAGCCGGCGCTACCGCGCGCAACTGCGCGAGCGTTTCGGCGAAGTGCCGGCCGGCGCCTGA